The genomic DNA NNNNNNNNNNNNNNNNNNNNNNNNNNNNNNNNNNNNNNNNNNNNNNNNNNNNNNNNNNNNNNNNNNNNNNNNNNNNNNNNNNNNNNNNNNNNNNNNNNNNNNNNNNNNNNNNNNNNNNNNNNNNNNNNNNNNNNNNNNNNNNNNNNNNNNNNNNNNNNNNNNNNNNNNNNNNNNNNNNNNNNNNNNNNNNNNNNNNNNNNNNNNNNNNNNNNNNNNNNNNNNNNNNNNNNNNNNNNNNNNNNNNNNNNNNNNNNNNNNNNNNNNNNNNNNNNNNNNNNNNNNNNNNNNNGGGGGGGGGGGCTTCGTCTGcttcttttgctttttcagATAGTTTCCAttctcactctttctctctctttctctctcagagCTTTTATTAATGTTAGATCTGTCTCTTACGTCGCTTCGAAGTCTTCTTCATTCCTTCTTCACATACAACCCCCAACGAATCCCTAATTTATCCAATTCCACACTCCgctacagagagagagatagagagatctcAATCAAATTCGTCGACAATGGCGTCTCCCAATCCCTACACCAAGCGTCgctctcctcctccgccgccgtcTACCACTCAGCCCCGTTCCAAATccaccggaggaggaggaggattctTCTGTAAGTCTGTTCTATTCGCTCTCTTTCTCCTCGCCTTGCCTTTATTCCCTTCTCAAGCCCCCGATTTCGTCGGCGAGACTGTGCTCACCAAGTTCTGGGAACTCATTCACCTCCTATTCGTCGGCATTGCTGTTGCTTATGGTTTGTTTAGCCGTAGGACTGTTGAATCCCCTCTTGATTTTAGTCTAGTagatgactcttcttcttcttcttcttcttcttcttcttctttgtcttatGTTTCCACAATCTTCCAGTTTGATgagaatcatcatcattcttCTGATTTTGTTGATGTGAGGACTGAGACTcgtttgattaataataatgtcAGTGCTCGTCGAGCTCCGGTGGTTCTTAAATCCgagtcttcttttgttgttgaatcCGAATTGGAAGAATCGTCTTCTGAATATGTTGGTGGTGGTGCTAGTCAAAGTCAAACCAATGAAGTCAGAGCTTGGAGTTCCCAGTATTTTCAAGGCAAGTCTAAGGTTGTGGTTGCTAGACCAGCTTATGGTCTTGATGGTCATGTTGTTCACCAGCCTTTAGGCTTGCCTATTAGGAGTTTAAGGTCTGCTTTGAGAGATAATACTCCAGCTCCTGAAGATAATAACAATAACTCCTTTTCTGATGGAGCTGTAAATGGGGAAGCTGACTCATTATTATTGCCTGATGAGGTCGTGGCTGCTCCCACTTCACCTCCTGTTCCATGGCATTTTACACCTGAAATGATGGGAATGGGAGACAACTACCCTTCTGAGTTTTATCCTCAATCTGTAGATGAAACTCAATTTACGACTCGCAAATCGGCATCATCTTCTTCCCGGTCTACTGCTTCTTCTCCATCGCAAACTAGTCTTGCATCCCATACTCAGAACAGATTCTCTCCTTCTCGTTCTGTTTCTCAGGAGTCTCTAAACTCAAATGTGGAAGAACTGGTCAAGGAACAGAGTCTTCAGGGTTCAACACGGTCTAGTTCGCCATCCTTGCCCCCATCACCGTCTTTGTCTTCATCTCCACCATCGCCACAATTACTGATCGATGATACTCACAGGCGTTTGCCAGAATTAGTAACCGATGATACTCACAGGCGTTTGCCAGAATTAGTAACTGATGATACTCACAGGCGTGCCTCACATTCTCGGCATTACAGTGATGGTTCATTGTTAGAGGAGGGTGTAAGGAAGGGCTTTGAAGATGAACTGGAAGGGAGCAaagtcagagagagagacaggAGGATGGAACGGGGATCTAAATCACTTAATTTGACTGCTGAAAGTTCCCGCAGAGGGAACAAATCTCGCAGATCCTACCCTCCTGAGTCCATCTCATCTCCCGTGGATGACTCCACAACTAGGAGACGGAATCTTCAGCAAAAGAGTAATGGCCATTTGCTTGAAGACAATATCGGGAAAGGATCGGAGGCCAACAATAACAATCTGAGGGTCAAAAAGGGAAGGAGTCACGACTCTTTGGACCTACCAGCGGAAGACTCTACAAAAGATGAGGTATTCAGTGAATCTTTTCCTGCTCTGGAGGTACGGTTCCAGCCAACGAATGCTAAAGCTTCAAGGCGTGCAATGCATTCTTCACGAGGGGAACGTGACGCTTTGCCGCAGAAGGATGTCACAAGAAACTTAAAAGATGACACTGTGCATTCAGATAAGCCCAGGAAAAAGGACCTTCGCGGTAATGACAAGGAATCGAAATCAAATAGTCCGAGGCTTGAATCACGTTCTTGGAGGGCTTCTAGTAATGTATCACTGAGAGGAAAGTCTGTGAGGACCATAAGATCTGATCGCCATGGGAAAGATCTAAAGGCAGATGGAGATTCATCTGATGATCGGGCAGAAGCTAAAGTAGAAAGCCGAGGAAGAACGAAATCGAGAAGACAACGAGAACAAGAACTATCAATTGTACTGCACCAGGAGAAGAGTTCAGAAACTCGCGCTAAATCTGAGCCAGAAGAGGTTGCTATGGAAGAGACAGAGGCCGAGCAGCAACCTCAAGTAACtttagaggaagaggaagaagctgctTGGGAAAGTCAAAGCAATGCGAGCCATGACCATAATGAGGTTGATAGAAAAGCCGGCGAGTTCATAGCAAAATTCCGGCAACAAATCCGGTTGCAGAAGCTCATATCCGGTGAACAAcctagaggaggaggaggaggcacTGGTATGATCAGAAACAGCCATTTCAGATGACACTTACCACCATTTATTGCTTCTTTacttgtattattattgtaatttttatctaTCGGCATTGTTGATGAGAATCTTGAGTTGTCACTCTTTGTTTCAAGTTTATATTGttgaataaaatgaatttctaaCTTATTAAATTGGAGCCAAAGTTATGAAGATGTGGACGTATTGGTTATAAAAAGGAAACTCGGGGGGGGGGGGCAAAACATAATTATCCATGATATTAAACGCAGAGAGGACTCAACTGAATTTTGCAGGAATCGCCGGAGGGAGAAGCTATGGTGATAATTTTATCAACTCCTCTCTATCCAAGACTTACAGTTCTACGtgagttcttctctctctctgaaaaTTTAATAAGCTGGCTTCTTGGGCTAAATAGGATTAAGCTTGTAAAATCTTGTAGGTGAAACAAAAGTGCAAACGATCGTTATGTTGCTCACTGagtgaagaaccaaaagaccAAAGGTAAATTTGCAATTTTGAGTGATGGTTTTCTTgctttttggtttggttctggAGATAGAGCAAGgtactgtgtgtgtgtgttggaaCGAAATCGAGCTTCTTTGCTCTTACATTCGGGTTTGGGAACATGTTCGCTTCCCTGTATAGTACAAATTGCAAACATCGAGTATTTAAGCTGTTAATGATGGTAATTGTTCAAATCCCATACATTTGTGTCTTATCTGGTTGATGCAGTTTCCAAATTTGGTTTTTGCTTAGCTGTTTCAGTATCTAGTCAAGCTTCAGGAAAATTCGTGTTTCTAAAGTTTAAAGGATCGTCTTTTACTTTTTAGTCTGTTGTTCTCTTTTTGAGAATTCAGAGTTAGTTTGTAGAATGTATTTTCAAATTCTTAGGTGGAAGTATGTAAGAGTTTTACCAAGTGACTAAATTGATTTCTTCCCCAAACCTACTTAGGTTGGAACTTATGTGAGATTtgatcaaaaaacaaaaatttgataaaatgtgAAGATTTGATAAACTTGTATCAATAATTCTACTACTTCTGACCTTTCTATGGAAGCCTTGTCACTTTGCTTTGTTGATCTTGTAAACGCCTATCTATtataaacattaataattagatataaatTTTGTCAACCAATTAAGATTGGTCATGTGAGATATGTAAAGGTTATGAGACATTGGTAGACCAAGAACCTAACTAGTAAAAGTAGTGGAGTTTGTGCATgataaaacaatgaaacaaagtTACTTTGTTTTGGTGGTCCAGAAGGGAGAAAATAGCCCTTTCCTTCTCTACGGACCAAACTAGTAACTCTATAATGGATTTATTGATAGAGGTAAGACTATGCCTATGTTCTCTTTGGTGCTTTTGTTGTTGGACATGATGCTGCTATTACTCTGCGTTtactaaaaaaatgaataccTATTATTTCTAGTCTTTCTGTTGACCTGAAATAAGTTCTCAAAATATTAGTACCTTGCTTTTTCTTCCACTACCTGTTATCTTTTCAGTTGAGTCTTTTACCCTTGCTGTTTTGATCCATTTATCAAACCTTGCTCTTAGATAAGAAACTAATATGATTCTTAACTTAGATAGAAGAAAAATCCTGGAATTTAGGTGGAGTACTTTAGCTTCATTCCCGGAGCATAATGATACACGTATATGATAACAGAGTATGCTTTTATGTGATATAAACAAGTGCAATTTACTTGCAGGGATTTTTCTCATGTTGTTCTGTGATAATCTAGTGATTTTAAGccataaattataaacaagatGCATGCAACCTAGGTCTGCATAATCCAATATGGGAATAGCCGAGTCGAATTGTATGATTTGTGGGAGAGTCATGAACAACATCTTCAGAATTTGTTCTTCCTGAGAGTATCAATGAATCTTTGTTGTGTAATATCATTGCTAGAGATATAGTCAAGGAAATCGTTGAAGCTGAATTCTCCATAGGCAGCTGATTTGTTTTCATTGACGAGCTGAGATGCTGGACTTATTTTCTTGTGCATAGGTAGACTGTGAAGACTTGCAAAAGATAGTCGCTTGAAATCTTTGTTCACTGTTACACGATGAACCACACTCTTGTATATGCCATTGCTCATGACTTCTACCTGATCACCCAACTGAACTATCAGAGCTCCTTCAATATATGGCACAGAAACCCAGTTGTTGTTGGAGTCCATTATCTGCAGCCCTTGGCTACTCTGGAGTAATATGGTCAGTGAGCCAAAGTCCGAGTGTGGTGGCATTCCCAAGGCAATATCTGGCTCGGGACAAGCTGGATAGCAGTTCACCGCCATGACTTGTGAgccttcttcaatttcttcctCTAAGTAATTTTTTTCCAGTCCTAGACTTTCTGAGATAGCTTCAATTAGTTGCTTATGTAGCACATGCGCTGCTTCTGCATATTTCCCCACTTTTTCCCTGACAATAAAGGATATTTTTAAGAGATCACATCAGTTCTGAGTCCCAATGTTTTGATACATTTTGCTGCAAATAGGATTCTTATACCCGTCAAAGGATACAAGTTTTGTATAATATTCAGATAATGAAGATGGCCAGATAGTTTTACTTACTTGTAGCATTGAGGGTTGGACGGCCACAAATCAATCCACTTTGAGAGAGGATGGGAGTAATGTTTGATGAAATCTCTCCAGTAATGAACTTTGTCTGTTGAATGGTTAAAGCTGGTGCCATACCGTACTGGCGTATGAACATTATCAGAACCCAGAAGCATCTTCTCATCGACAGGTAAGTCAAAGAACTTTGTAGCTGCATCTAGCGCATCTTTCACCACTGATGATGATATTCCATGGTTTATAATCTGTAGAGAAATAAGCTTGGATCTGAGAGTTATGTGCTGAATAAAAGGGATGCAATTGATACAGTAGTGTAGTGTGCTTTTAATGAAACCGAGATACTGACATTTTCATAAAGTAAGAAGATAAGCATCTTCACATGGCTACATTTCTTATTGTCAATAAAGACAGTAACTAAGgactttgttttatttgacggtttttatttgattagggACTTTGTCGAGTTTGATATAAATGCTAGAAGACAAGAACTGCCTTTCTCATAAAGTCATACATCTAGTGTGACTGGTAGATGCTTCATGTCATTCCAGACTAGTCTTAGGGCCCGAGGAATGAAACACATGACTGAATTTAATAAACTGAGAAATGTAGACACATGAATAAGACATTTAAGCGCCAAACATCTTCTTCATATGGATTGTAATAATGCAGGACATGGAGTTACATAAATTTTGTAGTGTATGTAGCCAAAAAGAGTATTACATTACCTGAAAGAAACCAAATCCCTTGCAGGCCATTTTAATCTCATGGATGACACAGGGTCTAAGCAAAGGATCGTGTAAGAGGGAGAGATCAATGACTGGGAGTGTGATGGTATCTGTGCCACTGCTTGAACCGAGCATTGGTCGTTGTGAAGGTGGAAGAATGTAACGGGTAGGCACGCGAAGGACACCTGACTCGGTAAGTGCCATAGCACTGGTAAAACAGTCATCAAGCACACTCTTATTTGTTTCCTCCATTGGAATCTGTTTTGGTACTTGAGTTTATGTTTGTTGATCCCACTGTGTCCTAAGTTATAGTAAGCAAGCATGTCAAACCCATTTTTATATACACATGAAGATAGCCTGATTTGAAAAAAGGTCAACATTACTACTTCTCTCTTAGAATACGGTTTTGGAAACTACCTGCTTTGTGTTCATATACATAAGCCATAAATGAATGGTTAGATCACTAGTCCAAATAAAGAATTCCCATTTGCTTATAGATAGGCCACGTTGGATTGAAAGGTATCTGTGAAGGGTGGATGACTAGTTgcatgttttgcttttttggatattttatgaaaagaaGAGTCATCATATGTTATTGATAACACTATTCTATGCTTACAACTTAacggtttctctctttttcccttttatatatgtatattaattatctttgaattgtttgttttgttctgtgtAAATGAAACTACTACTGGTATAGATTCATGGGGGAATTACTAGAAAGTATGAACAATCAATGGGTTTTGGAGTTATATGAAGGTGAATGATGTTATTATCTGTATTTGGCTCAAAATGAATGACGTGAAAAAGtgataatttgttttcttgtgccTCAGGGGAGACAAAGAAGATAAGAGTAGAAAGAAAGTGGTGAGATTCAAtggaaggaggaagaaggaaatgaacaaaaataatactcTAGAAAATAAGTGGTGACAATTGAGAGATAGTTTCAACTTGGTGTGGGTGGTGACAAAATTCAATCTGCCACTTCTTTTCCCAAGtaatgaaatgttttttaaacATCTTTAACTTTGAGAAGTCTCTTCTGAAACGCGTTAAGTCGGGCTTATGTCGGTGTTTGGGCCAAGGAATTGTTAGCCCACCTTCGGCCGCATCCGTCGTTTTATATCCATGGGacttttttcccttctttttttttgtctactatttttctttattctgGTATCTCCattgtatatttaaattattgttttttctacaaattttaaTGGTAAacacattaaaaccaaaaaaaaaaactagagttCCTGTTTTATTTACGTNNNNNNNNNaaaaaaaaaaaaaaaaaaaaaaaaaaaaaattgaagagcaACATATTCATTTTAACAGccaaaaccaataataatagaaaaacaaaagaatcttttacaaattttcaaataacctttttttttttggctaaagaACATGTCAACCACTTATATTTCTCTGATAGGTTTTGTTTCACACGTTTTTACAATAAAACAGCCGCAATCCAAAGATCAATGGTGAGAGAATAATTGgattttcttaatatattgttattaagTCAGCGAATcctaattatcattttttatttaatggcATTCGTGTTCTGTCATTGATTATGTTTTTGGCATGAAACACCACCGTACCGAATCTCTATACTTCTAATTTTACGAATTAGAAAAGAGATGAGAGAACGTGGTAGCCATCCCCctcatattaaattatttttctaaacatgTTAAGGTTTCATTTCGAtcataatttactatatatacgcTCTAATATATATGTGACATTATCGGAAAAAATTACCATTCATAAGGTTATCTCCAAACATTCTAATTCAAGATTTGATCAAAGTGAAACTGGTTGAGATGTTGTACATACTTTTTACGTATGCACATTGTctacttctttattttcttctaacttGAGCTAAATGCACATGGATACTTCGTCATTTACAACGAAAACAAATACAAAGGGAGAAAGAATTGGTAAACATAACAACAATGcattttaaataatgatatgAATCAATAGCTGACGATTTTGATGAATTGAGTTGGCAATTGATCAAAGCCACGACTTCTTCAAACATAGCTCCTTTATTAATAACTCACTCTTAGTAATCGTCATCGTCGTCCTCATAGCCTTTCTTCAATATATAAGTCAGCTCACTATTTCACCCTCtccctcatctctctctctctctcttcaactATCCTTTTACATTATATATCTCAATGGGATCAACAGCGACGGCcgctctctttctcctcttagCGGCAGTCCCTGCCGTCTTCGCCGTAACTTTCAAGGTCGGCGATACTTCTGGATGGACCAGTGGTATCGATTACACGACTTGGGTCACGGGAAAGACTTTCAGAGTG from Camelina sativa cultivar DH55 chromosome 7, Cs, whole genome shotgun sequence includes the following:
- the LOC104699879 gene encoding uncharacterized protein LOC104699879 — encoded protein: MASPNPYTKRRSPPPPPSTTQPRSKSTGGGGGFFCKSVLFALFLLALPLFPSQAPDFVGETVLTKFWELIHLLFVGIAVAYGLFSRRTVESPLDFSLVDDSSSSSSSSSSSLSYVSTIFQFDENHHHSSDFVDVRTETRLINNNVSARRAPVVLKSESSFVVESELEESSSEYVGGGASQSQTNEVRAWSSQYFQGKSKVVVARPAYGLDGHVVHQPLGLPIRSLRSALRDNTPAPEDNNNNSFSDGAVNGEADSLLLPDEVVAAPTSPPVPWHFTPEMMGMGDNYPSEFYPQSVDETQFTTRKSASSSSRSTASSPSQTSLASHTQNRFSPSRSVSQESLNSNVEELVKEQSLQGSTRSSSPSLPPSPSLSSSPPSPQLLIDDTHRRLPELVTDDTHRRLPELVTDDTHRRASHSRHYSDGSLLEEGVRKGFEDELEGSKVRERDRRMERGSKSLNLTAESSRRGNKSRRSYPPESISSPVDDSTTRRRNLQQKSNGHLLEDNIGKGSEANNNNLRVKKGRSHDSLDLPAEDSTKDEVFSESFPALEVRFQPTNAKASRRAMHSSRGERDALPQKDVTRNLKDDTVHSDKPRKKDLRGNDKESKSNSPRLESRSWRASSNVSLRGKSVRTIRSDRHGKDLKADGDSSDDRAEAKVESRGRTKSRRQREQELSIVLHQEKSSETRAKSEPEEVAMEETEAEQQPQVTLEEEEEAAWESQSNASHDHNEVDRKAGEFIAKFRQQIRLQKLISGEQPRGGGGGTGMIRNSHFR
- the LOC104699878 gene encoding protein DOWNY MILDEW RESISTANCE 6-like — its product is MEETNKSVLDDCFTSAMALTESGVLRVPTRYILPPSQRPMLGSSSGTDTITLPVIDLSLLHDPLLRPCVIHEIKMACKGFGFFQIINHGISSSVVKDALDAATKFFDLPVDEKMLLGSDNVHTPVRYGTSFNHSTDKVHYWRDFIKHYSHPLSKWIDLWPSNPQCYKEKVGKYAEAAHVLHKQLIEAISESLGLEKNYLEEEIEEGSQVMAVNCYPACPEPDIALGMPPHSDFGSLTILLQSSQGLQIMDSNNNWVSVPYIEGALIVQLGDQVEVMSNGIYKSVVHRVTVNKDFKRLSFASLHSLPMHKKISPASQLVNENKSAAYGEFSFNDFLDYISSNDITQQRFIDTLRKNKF